The Actinomadura sp. WMMB 499 genome includes a window with the following:
- a CDS encoding ABC transporter permease: MTVLAESPARSGPDGAPGGGRRLVDFILRARELSIFGALVLLVVATTIANPRFLSEQGVKDIFLNASILVLLAVGQTIVVVTRNIDLSVGSVVGLVAFTTGSFVSGTERNVLVAVLLGVGIGLVCGLVNGLLVSFCRVPALVVTLGTLYVIQGLQYRIAQGEQISASEVPDALLSLGTGSVLGVPYLPIITVVVMLLVGYYLRSYSSGREFYAIGSSPEAARLAGIPLRRRVLTAYLVSGGLAGLAGVLWLARFGTVVADAANGWELTVVSAVVVGGVAITGGVGTVYGAALGALLLTTIGSVLVVLKVNSFWQQAITGVLLLLAISVDRLLELRMSRALKSRTRHSVDAPGAAGAAAEAGSAESGSAGSGSAKAGSETVTATKGKDS, encoded by the coding sequence ATGACCGTCCTCGCAGAGTCCCCGGCCCGCAGCGGGCCGGACGGCGCGCCGGGGGGAGGGCGACGCCTCGTCGACTTCATCCTGCGCGCGCGCGAGCTGAGCATCTTCGGCGCGCTGGTCCTCCTGGTGGTCGCCACGACGATCGCGAACCCGCGGTTCCTGTCCGAGCAGGGCGTGAAGGACATCTTCCTCAACGCCTCGATCCTGGTGCTGCTCGCCGTCGGGCAGACGATCGTCGTCGTCACCCGCAACATCGACCTGTCGGTCGGGTCGGTCGTCGGGCTCGTCGCCTTCACCACCGGCAGCTTCGTGTCGGGGACCGAGCGCAACGTGCTGGTGGCCGTCCTGCTCGGCGTGGGCATCGGCCTCGTCTGCGGCCTCGTCAACGGGTTGCTCGTCAGCTTCTGCAGGGTGCCGGCCCTGGTCGTCACGCTCGGCACCCTGTACGTGATCCAGGGGCTCCAGTACCGCATCGCGCAGGGCGAGCAGATCAGCGCCTCCGAGGTCCCGGACGCGCTGCTGTCGCTCGGCACCGGCTCGGTCCTCGGCGTCCCGTACCTGCCGATCATCACGGTGGTCGTGATGCTGCTGGTCGGGTACTACCTGCGGTCCTACTCCTCCGGCCGGGAGTTCTACGCGATCGGCTCCAGCCCGGAGGCGGCGCGCCTGGCCGGCATCCCGCTCCGCCGCCGGGTGCTGACCGCCTACCTGGTCAGCGGCGGCCTCGCCGGCCTGGCCGGGGTGCTGTGGCTGGCCCGGTTCGGCACGGTCGTCGCAGACGCCGCGAACGGCTGGGAGCTGACGGTCGTCAGCGCGGTCGTGGTCGGCGGCGTCGCGATCACCGGCGGCGTCGGCACCGTCTACGGCGCGGCGCTCGGCGCGCTGCTGCTCACCACCATCGGCAGCGTGCTGGTGGTGCTCAAGGTCAACTCGTTCTGGCAGCAGGCCATCACGGGCGTCCTGCTGCTCCTGGCGATCAGCGTGGACCGGCTGCTGGAGCTGCGCATGTCGCGGGCGCTGAAGTCCCGCACCAGGCACTCGGTCGACGCGCCCGGCGCCGCCGGCGCGGCGGCGGAGGCCGGGTCCGCTGAGTCCGGGTCCGCTGGGTCCGGGTCCGCGAAGGCCGGGTCCGAGACGGTCACGGCCACGAAGGGGAAGGACTCATGA
- a CDS encoding sugar ABC transporter ATP-binding protein, with amino-acid sequence MSAPGRSAPPTLALVNVSKSFGAVRALQGVTLELHAGEVHALAGENGAGKSTVVKTFAGVHRPDAGEVRVDGTAVSFGGPADAQAAGVAVIYQEPTLFPDLSVAENIFMGRQPRAVGGRIDRRAMHAETAKLFERLGVALDPQQPARGLSIADQQVVEIAKAISRDARVLIMDEPTAALTGQEVARLFTVTRTLREQGCAILFISHRLEEIFEICQRVTTLRDGTYIGTEPIDGLTPDDLVRRMVGRDLEALYPKQDVAPGEVALKVSRLTREGTFTDVSFEVRRGEIVALAGLVGAGRSEVARAIFGVDRWDAGSVEVAGKALPAGSPTAAMSAGLALVPEDRRQQGLVMDMSIERNMGLTQLRTLRRATGRAGLISRKVERDRAADWALKLQLKYARLTDVVGVLSGGNQQKVVLAKWLATEPDVLIVDEPTRGIDVGTKAEVHRLLSELAAQDLAVLMISSDLPEVIGMADRVLVMHEGRITAEIDRADATEESVMAAATGRADNGKAA; translated from the coding sequence ATGAGTGCACCCGGCCGGTCGGCACCGCCGACATTGGCCCTGGTCAACGTGAGCAAGTCGTTCGGCGCAGTGCGCGCCCTGCAGGGCGTGACCCTGGAGCTCCACGCGGGCGAGGTGCACGCCTTGGCAGGGGAGAACGGCGCCGGCAAGTCCACGGTCGTAAAAACGTTCGCAGGCGTGCACCGGCCGGACGCCGGCGAGGTGCGGGTGGACGGGACCGCGGTGAGCTTCGGCGGCCCCGCCGACGCGCAGGCCGCGGGCGTCGCCGTCATCTACCAGGAGCCGACGCTGTTCCCCGACCTGTCGGTCGCGGAGAACATCTTCATGGGACGGCAGCCGCGCGCCGTCGGCGGCCGCATCGACCGCAGGGCGATGCACGCCGAGACGGCGAAGCTGTTCGAGCGGCTCGGCGTCGCGCTCGACCCGCAGCAGCCCGCGCGCGGCCTGTCGATCGCCGACCAGCAGGTCGTCGAGATCGCCAAGGCCATCTCCCGGGACGCCCGCGTGCTGATCATGGACGAGCCGACGGCCGCGCTGACCGGGCAGGAGGTCGCCCGGCTGTTCACCGTCACCCGGACGCTGCGGGAGCAGGGCTGCGCCATCCTGTTCATCTCGCACCGGCTGGAGGAGATCTTCGAGATCTGCCAGCGGGTCACCACGCTGCGGGACGGCACCTACATCGGCACCGAGCCGATCGACGGGCTCACCCCCGACGACCTCGTCCGCCGGATGGTCGGCCGCGACCTGGAGGCGCTCTACCCCAAGCAGGACGTGGCGCCCGGCGAGGTCGCGCTCAAGGTGAGCCGGCTGACCCGCGAGGGCACCTTCACCGACGTCTCGTTCGAGGTGCGGCGCGGCGAGATCGTCGCGCTGGCCGGGCTGGTCGGCGCGGGCCGCTCCGAGGTCGCCCGCGCGATCTTCGGGGTGGACCGCTGGGACGCCGGGTCCGTCGAGGTCGCCGGGAAGGCGTTGCCCGCCGGGAGCCCGACCGCGGCGATGTCGGCCGGGCTGGCGCTCGTCCCCGAGGACCGCCGCCAGCAGGGGCTCGTCATGGACATGTCCATCGAGCGGAACATGGGCCTCACCCAGCTGCGGACGCTGCGCCGCGCGACCGGCCGCGCCGGGCTGATCTCCCGGAAGGTGGAGCGCGACCGCGCCGCCGACTGGGCGCTGAAGCTCCAGCTGAAGTACGCGCGGCTCACCGACGTCGTCGGCGTCCTGTCGGGCGGCAACCAGCAGAAGGTCGTGCTCGCCAAGTGGCTGGCCACCGAACCGGACGTCCTCATCGTGGACGAGCCGACGCGCGGCATCGACGTCGGCACCAAGGCCGAGGTGCACCGGCTGCTGTCGGAGCTGGCCGCGCAGGACCTCGCCGTCCTGATGATCTCCTCCGACCTGCCGGAGGTGATCGGCATGGCCGACCGCGTCCTGGTGATGCACGAGGGCCGGATCACCGCCGAGATCGACCGCGCGGACGCGACGGAGGAGAGCGTGATGGCCGCCGCGACCGGCCGCGCCGACAACGGAAAGGCGGCCTGA
- a CDS encoding LacI family DNA-binding transcriptional regulator: MSTEGTGRPGGGSPVPRARGARPAVGIKQVAAHAGVSPGTVSNVLNRPERVAAATRARVERAIVELGFVRNGSASTLRAGHSSTIGLMVLDLANPFFTDLARGVEDVASERGYAVILASSAESDEREQRNLRVLAEQRVRGVLLTPVGDDGANADTLRDRGVPVVLLDHPTPRANQCSVAVDDVAGGELAAGRLLDDGARTLAFVAGPSVLRQCADRRKGALRALKAAGLGRDVLREVTVPAMNARSGQEAARRLLADDRPLPDAIFCANDLLALGVQRELLQAGVKIPTDVAIMGYDDIEFSAAAAVPLSSVRQPTYRLGRIATELLLEECDDEGAGHAHQQVMFQPELVVRESSRPAAGAKEGRG, from the coding sequence GTGAGCACTGAAGGCACCGGGCGGCCGGGCGGCGGTTCGCCCGTCCCCCGTGCGCGGGGGGCGCGGCCGGCCGTCGGGATCAAGCAGGTCGCCGCGCACGCCGGCGTCTCCCCCGGCACGGTGTCGAACGTGCTCAACCGGCCCGAGCGGGTCGCCGCCGCCACCCGCGCCCGCGTCGAGCGGGCGATCGTCGAACTCGGGTTCGTCCGCAACGGGTCGGCGTCCACGCTGCGCGCCGGGCACAGCAGCACGATCGGGCTGATGGTGCTCGACCTCGCCAACCCCTTCTTCACCGACCTCGCCCGCGGCGTCGAGGACGTCGCCAGCGAGCGCGGCTACGCGGTGATCCTCGCGTCGTCGGCCGAATCGGACGAGCGGGAGCAGCGCAACCTGCGGGTGCTCGCCGAGCAGCGCGTCCGCGGCGTGCTGCTGACCCCGGTCGGCGACGACGGCGCGAACGCCGACACGCTGCGCGACCGCGGCGTCCCGGTCGTCCTGCTGGACCACCCGACGCCGCGGGCCAACCAGTGCTCGGTCGCCGTCGACGACGTCGCGGGCGGCGAGCTGGCCGCCGGCCGGCTGCTGGACGACGGCGCCCGCACGCTCGCGTTCGTCGCGGGCCCGTCCGTCCTGCGGCAGTGCGCCGACCGGCGCAAGGGTGCGCTGCGGGCGCTCAAGGCCGCCGGGCTCGGCCGGGACGTGCTGCGCGAGGTGACCGTGCCGGCCATGAACGCCCGGTCCGGCCAGGAGGCGGCGCGCCGCCTGCTGGCGGACGACCGCCCGCTGCCCGACGCGATCTTCTGCGCCAACGACCTGCTCGCCCTCGGCGTGCAGCGCGAGCTGCTGCAGGCCGGGGTTAAGATCCCGACTGACGTGGCGATCATGGGGTACGACGACATCGAGTTCTCCGCGGCGGCCGCCGTCCCGCTGAGTTCCGTGCGGCAGCCCACCTACCGGCTCGGCCGCATCGCGACCGAGCTGCTGCTGGAGGAGTGCGACGACGAGGGCGCCGGGCACGCGCACCAGCAGGTGATGTTCCAGCCGGAACTGGTCGTCCGCGAGTCCAGCCGGCCCGCCGCGGGCGCGAAGGAGGGGCGGGGATGA
- a CDS encoding (Fe-S)-binding protein, with protein sequence MRVALFLTCVNDTMYPETGKAMVRLLRRLGHDVEFPAGQTCCGQMHLNTGYRTQAKHLVKGFAETFGGYDAVVTPSASCAAMIRDWHPRLAPRTSGLASRVHELTEFLVDVLGVTDVGAYYPHRVTYHPTCHSLRMLHVGDRPLRLLKEVRGIDLVDLPDAAECCGFGGTFALKNAEVSAAMCADKVAAVRETGAGTLCAADNSCLMHIGGALTRTRAGVRTVHLAEILASTEEAPA encoded by the coding sequence ATGAGGGTCGCGCTGTTCCTGACCTGCGTCAACGACACGATGTACCCGGAGACGGGCAAGGCGATGGTGCGGCTGCTGCGGCGGCTCGGCCACGACGTCGAGTTCCCGGCCGGGCAGACGTGCTGCGGGCAGATGCATCTCAACACCGGCTACCGCACGCAGGCCAAGCACCTGGTGAAGGGCTTCGCGGAGACGTTCGGCGGCTACGACGCGGTCGTGACGCCGTCGGCCTCGTGCGCCGCGATGATCCGCGACTGGCATCCGCGGCTCGCGCCCCGCACCTCCGGACTGGCGTCCCGCGTGCACGAGCTGACCGAGTTCCTGGTGGACGTCCTCGGCGTCACCGACGTCGGCGCGTACTACCCGCACCGCGTCACCTACCACCCGACCTGCCACTCGCTGCGGATGCTGCACGTCGGCGACCGTCCGCTGCGGCTGCTGAAGGAGGTGCGCGGCATCGACCTGGTCGACCTGCCGGACGCGGCGGAGTGCTGCGGCTTCGGCGGCACGTTCGCGCTGAAGAACGCCGAGGTGTCGGCCGCGATGTGCGCCGACAAGGTCGCGGCCGTCCGGGAGACCGGCGCCGGGACGCTGTGCGCCGCCGACAACTCCTGCCTGATGCACATCGGCGGCGCGCTCACCCGCACCCGCGCGGGCGTCCGGACCGTCCACCTGGCCGAGATCCTCGCGTCCACGGAGGAAGCACCCGCATGA
- a CDS encoding LutB/LldF family L-lactate oxidation iron-sulfur protein produces MPAFPDAAREAVADTRLRGNLAHATGTIRERRAAAVAELDDWDALRESGKQIKDHVLANLGHYLRRLEEKVTEAGGTVHWARDAAEANRIVADLVKATGESEVVKVKSMATQETGLNEALAEEGIAAYETDLAELIVQLGHDRPSHILVPAIHRNRSDIRDIFRREMPDAPEGLTDAPADLAEAARRHLRAKFLSAKVAVSGVNFAVADTGTLVVLESEGNGRMCLTLPETLISVMGVEKIVPSMRDLEVFLQLLPRSSTAERMNPYTSTWTGVHPGDGPRDFHLVLLDNGRTETLADEVGRQALRCIRCSACLNVCPVYERAGGHAYGSPYPGPIGAILSPQIRGIGSDVDASLPYASSLCGACFEACPVAIDIPEVLVHLRARAVEDGPRHPVERAAMTAAGWTLRSPARLALAQRLASASRRIVAPRGRIRRLPGPLNAWTETRDAPAPPAESFRAWWARTDGGRTEPRAPEDGTDDGTDGRTEEGQ; encoded by the coding sequence ATGCCCGCCTTCCCGGACGCCGCCCGCGAGGCCGTCGCCGACACGCGGCTGCGCGGCAACCTCGCGCACGCCACCGGCACCATCCGGGAGCGCCGCGCCGCCGCCGTCGCCGAACTGGACGACTGGGACGCGCTACGCGAGTCGGGCAAGCAGATCAAGGACCACGTCCTCGCGAACCTCGGCCACTACCTGCGGCGCCTCGAGGAGAAGGTGACCGAGGCGGGCGGCACGGTCCACTGGGCGCGGGACGCCGCCGAGGCGAACCGGATCGTGGCCGATCTGGTGAAGGCGACCGGCGAGAGCGAGGTCGTCAAGGTCAAGTCGATGGCCACCCAGGAGACCGGCCTCAACGAGGCGCTCGCCGAGGAGGGCATCGCCGCCTACGAGACCGACCTGGCCGAGCTGATCGTGCAGCTCGGGCACGACCGCCCGTCGCACATCCTCGTCCCCGCCATCCACCGCAACAGGTCCGACATCCGCGACATCTTCCGCAGGGAGATGCCGGACGCCCCCGAAGGGCTGACCGACGCCCCCGCCGACCTCGCCGAGGCCGCGCGCCGGCACCTGCGCGCCAAGTTCCTGTCGGCGAAGGTCGCGGTGTCGGGCGTGAACTTCGCCGTCGCCGACACCGGCACCCTCGTCGTCCTGGAGTCGGAGGGCAACGGCCGGATGTGCCTCACGCTGCCCGAGACGCTGATCTCGGTGATGGGCGTGGAGAAGATCGTCCCGTCGATGCGGGACCTCGAGGTGTTCCTGCAGCTGCTGCCCCGCTCGTCCACCGCCGAGCGGATGAACCCCTACACCTCCACCTGGACGGGCGTGCACCCCGGCGACGGGCCCCGCGACTTCCACCTGGTGCTGCTCGACAACGGCCGCACCGAGACGCTCGCCGACGAGGTCGGGCGGCAGGCGCTGCGCTGCATCCGCTGCTCGGCGTGCCTGAACGTCTGCCCCGTCTACGAGCGGGCCGGCGGGCACGCCTACGGGTCGCCGTATCCGGGGCCGATCGGCGCGATCCTGTCGCCGCAGATCCGCGGCATCGGCTCCGACGTGGACGCCTCGCTGCCGTACGCGTCGTCGCTGTGCGGGGCGTGCTTCGAGGCCTGCCCGGTCGCGATCGACATCCCCGAGGTCCTGGTCCACCTGCGCGCCCGCGCCGTCGAGGACGGGCCCCGGCATCCGGTGGAGCGGGCCGCGATGACCGCCGCCGGGTGGACGCTGCGCTCGCCCGCACGGCTCGCGCTCGCGCAGCGCCTCGCGTCCGCGTCCCGCCGGATCGTCGCGCCGCGCGGCCGGATCCGGCGGCTGCCCGGCCCGCTGAACGCCTGGACCGAGACCCGCGACGCGCCCGCCCCGCCGGCGGAGTCGTTCCGTGCCTGGTGGGCCCGGACGGACGGCGGCCGCACGGAACCCCGAGCGCCGGAGGACGGTACGGACGACGGTACGGACGGCCGCACGGAGGAGGGGCAGTGA
- a CDS encoding LUD domain-containing protein, which produces MSAREEILRRIDGIVPARPAADVAADYARIDRDYARRHHADGVLDLFADRVAHYRATVLRAAEAELPRVVAERLAARPGTHGAPGDLPDAWLAEVTSGLVRDPAVADLDGLAGAVTGCAAAIAETGTIVLDHGPGQGTRALSLVPDYHLIIVRAAQVAPDVPEALERLDPSRPLTMVSGPSATSDIELSRVEGVHGPRTLEVVIAE; this is translated from the coding sequence GTGAGCGCGCGCGAGGAGATCCTGCGGCGGATCGACGGGATCGTCCCGGCCCGCCCGGCCGCGGACGTCGCCGCCGACTACGCGCGGATCGACCGGGACTACGCGCGGCGCCACCACGCGGACGGCGTCCTCGACCTGTTCGCCGACCGCGTCGCCCACTACCGGGCGACCGTCCTGCGCGCCGCCGAGGCCGAGCTGCCCCGCGTGGTCGCCGAGCGCCTCGCCGCGCGGCCGGGGACGCACGGCGCGCCGGGCGACCTCCCGGACGCATGGCTCGCGGAGGTGACGTCCGGGCTGGTGCGCGACCCGGCCGTCGCCGACCTGGACGGGCTCGCCGGCGCCGTCACCGGCTGCGCCGCCGCGATCGCCGAGACGGGCACGATCGTCCTCGACCACGGTCCCGGGCAGGGGACGCGCGCGCTGTCGCTGGTCCCCGACTACCACCTGATCATCGTGCGCGCCGCCCAGGTCGCCCCCGACGTCCCCGAGGCGCTCGAGCGGCTCGACCCGTCCCGTCCCCTGACGATGGTCTCCGGCCCCTCGGCGACGAGCGACATCGAGCTGTCGCGCGTCGAGGGCGTGCACGGCCCCCGAACCCTCGAAGTGGTGATCGCCGAATGA
- a CDS encoding rhamnulokinase family protein: MSEQVFAAVDLGASSGRVMAARVGPDVLDLREVRRFANRPVRVNGTLHWDVLGLYGNVLDGLRAAPRDLASVGIDSWAVDYGLLDGDGRLLGNPVHYRDGRTGGVMERIRAEVGDDLLYRESGLQFLPFNTIYQLVADGEVSRARRLLLIPDLLAFWLTGETVTERTNASTTGLLEPRTGRWSRPLLDVAGISPDLLAPLVDPGEAIGRIGPEAGDETGHRGLPVTAVGSHDTASAVAAVPASGRFGYISCGTWSLVGVELDGPVLSEESRKANFTNEGGVDGTVRYLRNVMGLWLLQESMRAWGNPDLPALLAEAARVPGLRSVIDPDDPEFLPPGDMPARIAAHCRRRGFPEPATRAETVRCIMDGLALAHRETLREAARLSGTEVEVVHLVGGGSRNELLCRLTADACGLPVVAGPVEATALGNVLVQARAQGIVGSLAEMRRLVAATQPLRRYEPSTGTARWDEAAERLR, from the coding sequence ATGAGCGAGCAGGTGTTCGCCGCCGTCGACCTCGGCGCGTCCAGCGGACGGGTCATGGCCGCGCGCGTCGGGCCGGACGTGCTGGACCTGCGGGAGGTGCGGCGGTTCGCGAACCGTCCCGTGCGGGTGAACGGCACCCTGCACTGGGACGTTCTCGGGCTGTACGGCAACGTCCTCGACGGCCTGCGCGCGGCCCCCCGCGACCTGGCGTCCGTCGGCATCGACTCGTGGGCGGTCGACTACGGGCTGCTGGACGGGGACGGGAGGCTGCTCGGCAACCCGGTCCACTACCGCGACGGGCGCACCGGCGGGGTCATGGAGCGGATCCGCGCCGAGGTCGGAGACGACCTCCTGTACCGCGAGTCCGGCCTGCAGTTCCTGCCGTTCAACACCATCTACCAGCTCGTCGCCGACGGCGAGGTCTCCCGCGCGCGCAGGCTGCTGCTGATCCCCGACCTGCTCGCGTTCTGGCTGACCGGCGAGACCGTCACCGAGCGGACGAACGCGTCCACCACGGGCCTGCTGGAGCCGCGCACCGGGCGCTGGTCGCGCCCGCTGCTCGACGTCGCCGGGATCTCCCCGGACCTCCTGGCACCGCTGGTCGACCCGGGCGAGGCGATCGGCCGGATCGGGCCGGAGGCGGGCGACGAGACCGGGCACCGCGGCCTGCCCGTCACCGCCGTGGGCTCGCACGACACCGCGTCCGCGGTCGCCGCCGTCCCGGCGTCCGGGCGGTTCGGCTACATCTCCTGCGGGACGTGGTCGCTGGTCGGCGTCGAGCTCGACGGGCCCGTCCTGAGCGAGGAGAGCCGCAAGGCGAACTTCACCAACGAGGGCGGCGTGGACGGCACCGTCCGGTACCTGCGCAACGTGATGGGGCTGTGGCTGCTGCAGGAGTCGATGCGGGCGTGGGGGAACCCCGACCTGCCCGCGCTGCTCGCCGAGGCCGCGCGGGTGCCGGGCCTGCGGTCGGTCATCGACCCCGACGACCCCGAGTTCCTGCCGCCCGGCGACATGCCGGCCCGCATCGCCGCGCACTGCCGCCGCCGAGGGTTCCCCGAGCCGGCGACGCGCGCCGAGACCGTCCGCTGCATCATGGACGGCCTCGCCCTCGCCCACCGGGAGACGCTGCGCGAGGCCGCCCGGCTGTCGGGCACCGAGGTCGAGGTCGTCCACCTCGTCGGCGGCGGGAGCCGCAACGAGCTGCTGTGCCGGCTGACGGCGGACGCGTGCGGGCTGCCGGTCGTCGCGGGGCCCGTCGAGGCCACCGCGCTCGGCAACGTCCTGGTGCAGGCGCGCGCGCAGGGCATCGTGGGCAGTCTCGCCGAGATGCGCCGGCTCGTCGCCGCGACCCAGCCGCTGCGCCGCTACGAGCCGTCGACCGGCACCGCCCGCTGGGACGAGGCGGCGGAGCGGCTGCGCTGA
- a CDS encoding tyrosine-protein phosphatase, translated as MRVRRVLGWTVAGYAASWLLTSAAMLLLSERARAGVHRVPAPGVAKFARLDARVWRGAAPTAAGHRWLRAEGVRTIVDLRAEAPRVREPPHIDTAAPPGAGGPDVAVVRIPIRDGQAPSPEQVRRFLEIVEHTRHPVFVHCGAGVGRTGSMVAAYLVAAGADAGAATARSLAFGPPTLEQLAFMRGLDDLDVSAARRPPRAVVAFSRIADSPRRARARLRGAPPRGM; from the coding sequence ATGAGGGTGCGGCGGGTGCTCGGGTGGACGGTCGCGGGCTACGCGGCGTCCTGGCTTTTGACGAGCGCGGCGATGCTGCTGCTGAGCGAGCGCGCCCGCGCGGGCGTCCACCGCGTCCCCGCACCGGGCGTCGCGAAGTTCGCCCGCCTCGACGCCCGCGTGTGGCGCGGCGCCGCCCCGACCGCCGCGGGCCACCGGTGGCTGCGCGCGGAAGGCGTCCGCACGATCGTCGACCTGCGCGCCGAGGCACCGCGCGTGCGCGAGCCCCCGCACATCGACACGGCCGCCCCTCCCGGCGCGGGCGGGCCGGACGTAGCGGTGGTGCGGATCCCGATCCGGGACGGGCAGGCGCCGTCCCCGGAACAGGTGCGGCGGTTCCTGGAGATCGTGGAGCACACGCGCCACCCGGTGTTCGTGCACTGCGGGGCCGGGGTCGGGCGCACCGGGTCGATGGTCGCGGCCTACCTCGTCGCGGCCGGAGCGGACGCCGGGGCCGCGACCGCGCGGAGCCTGGCGTTCGGGCCGCCGACGCTGGAGCAGCTCGCGTTCATGCGCGGCCTGGACGACCTGGACGTCTCGGCGGCACGGCGGCCGCCGCGGGCGGTGGTCGCCTTCAGCCGGATCGCCGACTCTCCCCGCCGGGCGCGGGCCCGGCTGCGCGGTGCACCACCGCGCGGAATGTGA